The Pseudorasbora parva isolate DD20220531a chromosome 16, ASM2467924v1, whole genome shotgun sequence genome includes a region encoding these proteins:
- the wash1 gene encoding WASH complex subunit 1, with translation MVRMTQKRYLEGQVYSVPLIQPDLRREEAVHQITDALQYLETISTDIFTRVSQSVEKNRAHLQSVTDRIKLAQARVQKIKGSKKATKVFSSAKYPAPDKLQDYSSIFTGAVDPASQKRPRFKVQSKLRPLDDKALQEKLMYLPVCVNTKKRSEDETEEGLGSLPRNVNSVSSLLLFNTTENLYKKYVFLDPLAGAVTKTHTTLETEKEDKPFDAPLSITKREQLERQTAENYFYVPDLGQVPEIDVPSYLPDLPGIADDLMYSADLGPGFAPSVPSSNSIPELPSFGTDHDESSGSDSHFRLEAPPPPPPPPPPPPESTQVPVPPPGASPAPPPPPPPPPITPECTADTSSQATPTSAVKGAPTEVLQPSDGRASLLESIRNAGGIGKANLRNVKERKMEKKKQKEQEQVGAAVSGGNLMSDLFNKLALRRKGISGKGPGAGDSSEAPANSGGAFARMSDVIPPLPAPQQPAADDEDDWEA, from the exons ATGGTCAG GATGACACAGAAACGTTACCTGGAGGGACAGGTGTACTCTGTACCGCTCATCCAGCCTGACCTGAGGAGGGAAGAGGCTGTCCATCAGATCACAGATGCGTTACAGTACCTGGAAACTATATCAACTGACATCTTTACTAG GGTGTCTCAGAGCGTGGAGAAGAACCGTGCACACCTTCAGTCTGTCACAGACCGGATCAAATTGGCTCAGGCCAGAGTCCAGAAGATCAAAGGAAGCAAGAAAGCCACAAAG GTGTTCTCCAGTGCCAAATACCCCGCTCCAGACAAACTGCAGGATTATTCTTCCATCTTTACGGGTGCAGTTGATCCCGCATCCCAAAAACGGCCTCGCTTTAAAGTTCAGAGCAAACTCCGCCCACTGGATGACAAGGCCTTACAG GAGAAGTTGATGTATTTGCCAGTGTGCGTAAACACTAAGAAACGCTCTGAGGATGAGACAGAGGAGGGTTTGGGAAGTCTGCCGAGAAATGTCAACTCAGTCAGCTCCTTATTGCTGTTCAACACCACCGAGAACCT CTATAAGAAATATGTGTTTCTTGACCCTCTGGCGGGAGCTGTGACTAAAACACACACCACGTTAGAGACGGAAAAGGAAGATAAACCGTTTGATGCACCGCTGTCGATCACCAAGAGAGAGCAGCTGGAAAGACAG ACCGCAGAGAATTATTTCTATGTGCCAGACCTAGGGCAAGTGCCGGAGATCGATGTGCCGTCTTACCTGCCCGACCTACCCGGCATTGCTGATGACCTCATGTACAGCGCTGACCTCGGCCCAGGGTTCGCACCATCCGTTCCTTCCAGCAACAGCATCCCTGAACTTCCCTCGTTTGGAACCGATCATGATGAATCTAGTGGATCCG actCTCATTTTAGACTTGAGGCTCCTCCCCCGCCGCCGCCTCCACCCCCTCCTCCACCAGAGTCAACCCAGGTACCGGTCCCACCTCCTGGAGCTTCTCCAGCCCCGCCCCCTCCACCCCCGCCTCCACCTATCACACCAGAATGCACTGCTGACACATCAAGTCAAGCCACTCCCACAA GTGCGGTGAAAGGCGCTCCTACAGAGGTGTTACAGCCGTCGGACGGGCGAGCCAGCCTGCTGGAGTCGATCCGAAATGCCGGCGGTATCGGCAAAGCAAACCTCCGCAATGTTAAGGAGCGTAAGATGGAGAAGAAGAAACAGAAGGAACAAGAGCAAG TCGGTGCAGCGGTCAGCGGTGGAAACCTGATGTCGGACCTCTTCAATAAATTGGCCTTGCGCAGGAAAG GTATCTCTGGCAAGGGTCCAGGGGCTGGAGACTCATCTGAAGCGCCTGCCAACTCTGGCGGAGCGTTCGCCAGGATGTCAGATGTGATCCCGCCCCTTCCAGCGCCCCAGCAACCGGCCgcagatgatgaagatgattgGGAGGCGTAA